A stretch of DNA from Enterococcus gilvus ATCC BAA-350:
ACGAAGCGACGACTGCCGTGATCTTGCTGGATGATGTTCTAGGCTATGGTTCCCATGAAAATATGGCAAAAGAATTGGCTCCAACAATCAAAGAAATCAAGAAAAAAGCCGCCTCCGAAGGTCGCGAATTGGCAGTTATAGCAACGATCGTCGGGACGGATGAAGATCCGCAAAACATGGAGGAACAAAAGGCGATTCTAGAAGAAGCTGGAACGATTTTATGCACGAGCAATGCGCAAGCGGTCAAGCTGGCATTAGTTATGTTAGGACACCCATTGACGCTTCCAGAAAGAACTGTTTTACCGAAAAAAGCCAGCAGCAACCCGCAAATCGCACCTTCTAAAGAAATGATGCGTTTGCTTACGAATGAGGCATTTATCAACATTGGTCTGCGGAGTTTTTCTGACGCGATCATCAGTCATCATGGCAAAGCCGTTCAATTTGACTGGCAGCCAGTTGCTGGCGGAAATCCAACCTTGCAAAAAGCATTGCAGTTTTTGAATAAAGTGGAATTGAATTAGGAGGAGAATGAAAAGTGTACAAAACAATTGATGAAGCAAACCAAGCGGTCGCCGCAAAAATTGTAGCCGGTTCTCCTTTCTTATTAGATGTAGTACCTGCGAAAACCGTGATCTCTGAATTAAATGAAGGCAAGGTCTTGTTACATGCTGGACCACCGATTCGTTACGACCAAATGATCGACCCGATTCAAGGGGCCTGTGTCGGCGCCGCGCTGTTTGAAGGATGGGGCGAAACAGAGGAAGAGGTTCGGCAGCAGTTAGAGTCTGGCGAAGTCACTCTGATCCCTTGCCATCATGTGGATGCAGTAGGACCGATGGGGGGCATCACCTCTGCCAATATGGCTGTATTGGTCGTCGAAAATAAAACGGACGGTAATCGTGCCTATTGCACAATGAATGAAGGCATTGGAGCAGTCTTACGATTTGGTGCCTATTCTGAAGAAGTCGTCAACCGTCTGCATTGGATGAAAAATACGCTGGGACCAGTTCTAAGCGCAGCATTAAAAACGATGGATAACGGGTTGAATGTCAATGTCTTAGTTGCCAAAGCGATTTCGATGGGGGATGAGTTTCACCAACGGAACATCGCGGCATCATTGGCTTTCTTGAAGGAAGTTGCACCTGCGATCGTCTCATTAAAAGAGTTCGAGGAAGAGAAACAAGAGGTCATTCAGTTCTTGGCAGATACGGATCAATTCTTCTTGAACATCATGATGGCTTCAGCCAAAGCAGTCATGGACGGGGCTCGGAAAATTCAAGAAGGGACCATCGTGACAGCCATGTGCCGGAACGGGCATGAATTCGGTATTCGAATCGCAGGGATGGGGGATGAATGGTTCACCGGTCCTGTGAACACGCCGAAAGGTCTGTACTTCTCAGGATTCAGCGAAGCCGATGCCTCACCAGATATGGGAGATAGCGCGATTACAGAAACCTTTGGTGTTGGCGGCATGGCGATGATCGCTGCTCCGGCAGTGACGCGATTCGTCGGTTCAGGCGGCTTTTATGATGCCTTGAACACCAGCAACGAGATGACGGAAATCTGTATCGACAGCAATCCGAATTTCCCTGTTCCTACGTGGGATTTCAAAGGAATCTGCTTAGGTATCGATGCGAGAAAAGTTGTTGAAACGGGCATCTTGCCAGTCATTAATACGGGAATCGCGAATAAGAAGGCTGGAAAGGGACAAATCGGTGCGGGAACAGTGACACCGCCGATTGATTGTTTTGAAAAAGCCGTTCTAGCCTATGCGAAGAAACTAGGATTCAACGAATAAAGGAGAGAAATGCGATGCTGATAGAGGCCTGCTGCTCGGATCGGGAAATCCTTGAGCAATCGATTTTAAAAAGCCGGTGGCACGTCCACAGCAAATTTAACCATAGCTTCAATATTCAGGATGAAACCAGCCAGCGATTGGCGGTCATTTCGACTGAACAAACGGCGGCTGTCCCCAATGGAATTTATCTAAAGGTATCTGATTTTGAACAATTGCTCTCGGAAGTCCGCGTCGGCGATCCGCTGATCATGCAAAACAGGATCTTACGAATCGCCGGAAGACAACTGGTCGTATCACCGACACGGGAATATACCTCTCATTACGTGTCGACTGGCGGACTGACTGCTGAAGGTTGGAAAGAATATAGTTTCTCTTTGAAAAAAGTGAAGAAGCCGACCGGGTATCAGGAACCCTTATCGACGGTGTTTGACAGTGGAAATGACTTCACCAAGGCAATCGATGCTCTTTGTTCAGATTCCTTGCCTCATCAGCGCAAAGCCCTTCACTTTTTGATTGGTCGGGGGCCGGGGCTGACGCCTTCAGGAGACGATATGCTCATTGGATATTTGGCTGCTCGACTAATTTTAGACAATAGGGACACGAAATTAGAGACCTACTTGAGAACGAAGCTGCTCTCTGTAGCTGATCTGACAACGGATGTAAGCAAGCATTATCTTTTATGCGGATTGGACCAGCGTTTCAACCAGTCCATCCTACAGTTGCTGAAGGCAGTCAGCGAAATCACCGATGAACTAGAACCGGCAATTCAATTGGTATTGCAGACGGGACATACATCGGGAGCTGATTTTTTAGCAGGATTTTCCAGAACGCTTAATTATTTTAGAAACGAACGCCGTGAGGCAACGCAAATCGCGTCGGATGAGACGGGCGATAACGAAAAAGAAACGGGATATGAAGGAGGAAAAAAATGGCAAATCGGGTAGTTATGGCCCTTGGCGGCAACGCAATATTGAAACCTGGTCAGGAAGAAACCGTGGAAGCGCAGTTGAAAAACATCGAAACGAGCGCTGAAATGATCGCAAAGGTTGAAAAGCTGGATTATCAAATCTTGGTGACTCATGGAAACGGGCCGCAGGTGGGGAATATTTTGCGACAAAATGAAGAAGCGAAAGATGTGGTCCCACCGTTTCCTTTGGACGTGTGTAATGCACAGTCTCAAGGATTTATCGGCTATTTAATGGAGCAAACCATCAAAAATAAGATCGAAGAAGAAGGCTTGACCAGTGATGTGGTCACCTTGTTGACGCAAGTAGAAGTCTCTGCTGAAGATGAAGCCTTCCAAAAACCGACGAAACCGATTGGTGTCTTTTATTCAAAAGAAGAGGCGGAGAAAATGTCGAAGGAACGGAATTGGAAGATGGCGGAAGATGCGGGCCGCGGGTACCGTCGTGTCGTGCCATCGCCTAAGCCTTTAGCGATTCATGGAGTGAATTCGATCGTCAATCTGTTGAACCAAAACACGATCGTCGTAGCCGGTGGCGGCGGAGGTATCCCTGTATCACGAAAAGAAAATGGTCTTTTAAGCGGGATCGAAGCGGTGATCGACAAAGACCACACGGGCAAGAAGCTCTCAGAACAGGTGAACGCCGATGTATTTATGATGCTCACCGATGTCAGCAATGTCTACATTAACTATGGAAAACCAAATCAAGAAAAATTAGAGACCATTACGCCAGAAACCGCTCAGAAACATTTTCAGGACGGTCACTTTGCTGACGGCAGCATGGGACCAAAAATCGAAGCAGCCATTAATTTTGCGCGTCAAGGGAAAACCGCGATCATTTGTGCTCTGGAAGAAGCGGACCAAGCGTTATTGGGCAAAGCAGGTACAAGAATTGTGGGATAATCATCCGGCAATTCTTGTACCTTACGCTGTTTCATGTATTATTTTCTTCCGACAGCTCCAGAGCCAGGCGTAGATCGAGACTGACACCGGGATCGTGGACATTTTTTCCAATGATCGAGCTACATTGTTCGATTCGATATTTGATCGTATTTCGGTGAACGAACAGCGCTTTTGCTGTCCGAGCAATCTCGCATTGATAATCTAAATAATATTTCAATGTTTTACGTAATTCGATCATTGCAGGTTCTTTTGGATAGGCAAGTTCCTTCAAAGAAATTTCGCAAAAATACGTGATGTCTGAATGGCCCATTTTTTCGAAGAGGCTGCGCATCCCTTTTTGCTGGTATTGGTAGATCATTGGTACTTTCGAGAGCAGATGCATTTCTTCAAATGCCGTTTTGGCTTCGATGAAGGATTTTCCAATGTCCTCGATGGAGGCATACACATTTCCTAAGCCGAATTGCAGTTGGATATTCAATCGCTGGGATAGATCTGTCGCGACATTTTCTAAAATGTCCGCGAGTTGTTCTTCCTTATGCTGACTAACGATCGCAAAGTGAGCAGGGTCCTTCATTTTGAATAAGGAAACATCGCGGATATGGTGGGAAAGCTTGTCATTTAGCCAATTGAAGCTTAATTCACTCACTTCTTCTTGGAATTTGATTCGCGAATGATCCAGGTCGCTTTGTTGGCAAGCGGCGTAGATCACCCGGTAATGGCGTGCTTTGACTAATCCGTAAGTTCTACCAAGGTCGAGCCAGTCTCGAGGTTCCTGATTCGGCTCCTGTTGAATCTCGATCATCCGGTTGAAAAAATCCGTCTTCAGTGCATCAAAGGACTCTTGGATCTTCTGGTTCTTATAAAGCATGAAAGACAAAACCAATGTCGCCTGCTCCAAAGCAAAATTCGAGACAGGATACGGAATTTTTTCAGAATTCAGAACAACGAGAGAATGCGGAAAATAATGATTGGGTTCTACTGAAAAATAAGAAACCAAAAAGGCTTTTTGATCGAGATCATTGATTAAAACGGAATCATTTTTCTTTTTTACAAAATCAGGATCAAGCTGCTCTAATTGATCAATGTAATATTCGGCGGGTTTCGATGTATTCGAAAAATGCTTCGACGACGCCTGCACCCGCTTATACGGATCGACCAGAATGACGGGCGTCTTGATCAGACGGCCAAAGTCAGCGATAAAACGCGCCATACTGACATCGTTGACCAGCATATTTGAAAAACGACGCTGGATATCCAGTGCATAGTTTAACTGTTCGGCTTTTTTATCCCATAAAAAGTTGAGCATCTGGTGGAGAAGACTCCCCAGAGGAATGGAAAGCGGGATTTGAACGATCGGAAATTTTACCTTATTGGCATAATCGATCACTCGTTGATCGATGGCATCGATAAAACGCCCGATCTTGATCCCCAAACCAGCCGCATTTTTTTCTTGCAGCGAATCGATCAGCTCAAATAGCTTCGTTTGATCGTCACGATAAATCATCGCGGTGGTCAAAAGAAACGTATTCTCCGGTATATAAAAAGAAATGTCCGGTGTTTCGCTGATTTCGATACTATCTAGCGGCAATTTAGCGAACGAGGGCTCTGTAAGTAACGTCAAATCAGAAAAACGTGGAATTTGTAGTACATCAAGTAATGTTCTCATGGCAACCTCCTAGACCAATTATAGGCAAGGGGGTCTCGAGAAACAAGACTATTTTAGTTATTTTGGCTAAAAAATATGAATGATTATGCGAAGTAGACAACCACAATGTCGCAACTCAAAAAGAGAAAAGAGGAATTTATATGTTTTCAGAATTAGTCATCCCGCGTCGTACCATTATGACCCCAGGGCCGGTAGAAGCCCATCCCAATGTATTGAGAGTGATGAGCTCAACGATCTTGGGCCAATTTGATCCAGCCTTTTTAACGATTATGGATGCAGTGAAAGAAATGATCAAGATCCCTTTCGGAACGAAAAATGAGCAAGCTTTTGCGATTGACGGGACATCCCGCTCGGGCTTAGAAGCTGCTTTAATCGCACTTATCGAACCGGGAGATAAGGTACTGATTCCGGTATATGGTCGTTTTGCATACCTTTTGGGAGAAATCTGCGAACGAGCAAAAGCAGACGTAAAGTATTTGGAGAAAGAATGGACAGAGCCTTTTGATCAGGAAGTCATCATTAAAGCCATCGATGATTTTCAACCGAAGATCGTCACGATGGTCCACGGAGAAACGGCCAACGGTCAGATGCAGGCGTTGGATAAAATCGGTGCGGCTTGTCGTGAACGGGATATTTTCTTTGTGGTCGATATGGTCGCAACATACGGCGGTGTGCCGATATATGTCGACGAATGGAAGGTCGATATGGCGATCGGCGGAACGCAAAAATGTGTGAGCGTGCCTTCTGGCATGTCTCTGATTACCTATAATGACCGCGTTGAAAAGGTGTTGACGAGCCGCTACCAAAAAGAGTTGGGCTTAAGCAAAGTCGATCGCAACGACAATCCTATCAGCAGCAATTATTTGGATTTAAGCCAGTTGCAGCGTTATTGGAACTCTGAACGAATCAATCATCACACGGAGGCTACAACAATGATTTACGCCTTGCATGAAGGGCTGCGCGCGATGATCAACGAAGGCATCGAGAATGTGTGGGCACGTCATCAATTAAACGATGACGCGATCGTGGCAGGGATTCAAGCGATGGGGCTTGGTTTCTTCGGAAATATGGCGACTAAAATGCCGACTGTGACCCCTATTTTAATTCCAGAAGGAGCCGATGACGGTGAAGCGATCCGCAGCATGCTCTTGGAAGTATTTGGAGTCGAGATTGCCTCTTCGTTTGGCGATTTAAAAGGAAAAGTGTGGCGGATCGGGAACATGGGCTACAGCAGTCGACGCGAAAACGTCCTGCACGTTTTAGGCGCGTTAGAGGCAGCTTTGATCTATTACGGAGCGGAAATCACTAAAGGGGAAGCGACAAAAGCAGCCTTGCAGGTGTACGAAGTGTAAGGACTTATCAGTATGTGATTAGTTAAAGCGCACAAAAAGAATTTCACATTTGTTCGTACTGTTAAATGTATCTGGAGAGGACTCACTTTACAATAAGAGTAGAAGATGCGAACGGTACAAACTGTTGAAAAACATAGTGTTGAAAGTATAAAACTAACTAGATATTAGACGGGGGAAGAAGAAAGATGGAAATGAACAACGAACGAATCGGTATGGAATATTGGAAGAAAATCATCGTTTTACTTTGCTCAGGATGGGTGTCGATTTGGATTTACCGCTCGGCCTTGTCACCTGTGTATCCGCAAATCAATGCGTCACTGGGAGGAAACGTCTCAGATACGGCATTAGGCTCCATCTCAAGTTTCTATTTCCTAGGGTATGTGATCATGCAGATACCTGCAGGGTTTTTAGTAGATAAAATCGGTAAGAAGAAAGTCTTGATCCCAGGGTTCATCTTCTTCGCATTGGCCGCTTTTATTATT
This window harbors:
- a CDS encoding DUF1116 domain-containing protein; the protein is MYKTIDEANQAVAAKIVAGSPFLLDVVPAKTVISELNEGKVLLHAGPPIRYDQMIDPIQGACVGAALFEGWGETEEEVRQQLESGEVTLIPCHHVDAVGPMGGITSANMAVLVVENKTDGNRAYCTMNEGIGAVLRFGAYSEEVVNRLHWMKNTLGPVLSAALKTMDNGLNVNVLVAKAISMGDEFHQRNIAASLAFLKEVAPAIVSLKEFEEEKQEVIQFLADTDQFFLNIMMASAKAVMDGARKIQEGTIVTAMCRNGHEFGIRIAGMGDEWFTGPVNTPKGLYFSGFSEADASPDMGDSAITETFGVGGMAMIAAPAVTRFVGSGGFYDALNTSNEMTEICIDSNPNFPVPTWDFKGICLGIDARKVVETGILPVINTGIANKKAGKGQIGAGTVTPPIDCFEKAVLAYAKKLGFNE
- a CDS encoding DUF2877 domain-containing protein, which codes for MLIEACCSDREILEQSILKSRWHVHSKFNHSFNIQDETSQRLAVISTEQTAAVPNGIYLKVSDFEQLLSEVRVGDPLIMQNRILRIAGRQLVVSPTREYTSHYVSTGGLTAEGWKEYSFSLKKVKKPTGYQEPLSTVFDSGNDFTKAIDALCSDSLPHQRKALHFLIGRGPGLTPSGDDMLIGYLAARLILDNRDTKLETYLRTKLLSVADLTTDVSKHYLLCGLDQRFNQSILQLLKAVSEITDELEPAIQLVLQTGHTSGADFLAGFSRTLNYFRNERREATQIASDETGDNEKETGYEGGKKWQIG
- the arcC gene encoding carbamate kinase, with protein sequence MANRVVMALGGNAILKPGQEETVEAQLKNIETSAEMIAKVEKLDYQILVTHGNGPQVGNILRQNEEAKDVVPPFPLDVCNAQSQGFIGYLMEQTIKNKIEEEGLTSDVVTLLTQVEVSAEDEAFQKPTKPIGVFYSKEEAEKMSKERNWKMAEDAGRGYRRVVPSPKPLAIHGVNSIVNLLNQNTIVVAGGGGGIPVSRKENGLLSGIEAVIDKDHTGKKLSEQVNADVFMMLTDVSNVYINYGKPNQEKLETITPETAQKHFQDGHFADGSMGPKIEAAINFARQGKTAIICALEEADQALLGKAGTRIVG
- a CDS encoding PucR family transcriptional regulator, producing MRTLLDVLQIPRFSDLTLLTEPSFAKLPLDSIEISETPDISFYIPENTFLLTTAMIYRDDQTKLFELIDSLQEKNAAGLGIKIGRFIDAIDQRVIDYANKVKFPIVQIPLSIPLGSLLHQMLNFLWDKKAEQLNYALDIQRRFSNMLVNDVSMARFIADFGRLIKTPVILVDPYKRVQASSKHFSNTSKPAEYYIDQLEQLDPDFVKKKNDSVLINDLDQKAFLVSYFSVEPNHYFPHSLVVLNSEKIPYPVSNFALEQATLVLSFMLYKNQKIQESFDALKTDFFNRMIEIQQEPNQEPRDWLDLGRTYGLVKARHYRVIYAACQQSDLDHSRIKFQEEVSELSFNWLNDKLSHHIRDVSLFKMKDPAHFAIVSQHKEEQLADILENVATDLSQRLNIQLQFGLGNVYASIEDIGKSFIEAKTAFEEMHLLSKVPMIYQYQQKGMRSLFEKMGHSDITYFCEISLKELAYPKEPAMIELRKTLKYYLDYQCEIARTAKALFVHRNTIKYRIEQCSSIIGKNVHDPGVSLDLRLALELSEENNT
- a CDS encoding pyridoxal-phosphate-dependent aminotransferase family protein → MFSELVIPRRTIMTPGPVEAHPNVLRVMSSTILGQFDPAFLTIMDAVKEMIKIPFGTKNEQAFAIDGTSRSGLEAALIALIEPGDKVLIPVYGRFAYLLGEICERAKADVKYLEKEWTEPFDQEVIIKAIDDFQPKIVTMVHGETANGQMQALDKIGAACRERDIFFVVDMVATYGGVPIYVDEWKVDMAIGGTQKCVSVPSGMSLITYNDRVEKVLTSRYQKELGLSKVDRNDNPISSNYLDLSQLQRYWNSERINHHTEATTMIYALHEGLRAMINEGIENVWARHQLNDDAIVAGIQAMGLGFFGNMATKMPTVTPILIPEGADDGEAIRSMLLEVFGVEIASSFGDLKGKVWRIGNMGYSSRRENVLHVLGALEAALIYYGAEITKGEATKAALQVYEV